The nucleotide window TCAATCAGCTTTATTTTTTACTTTTTTATTACATTTTCCATAAGAAACTAAATAAAAAGTTTCGTTAATTTTTCTATCTTTTCTTTGTAAGTGCCGGAAGCTGTATTAAATAAAGCAGATGTCCCCAACACATATACATTTGCATTATTTTCATACAATATTGGTATCGTTTTTTCATTTATATTTCCGTCCACTTCAATAAGAGGCGGATTCTCCATTTCCTTCAGATAAATATTCAGTTCTTTTAGTTTCTCAATAACGCTGTAATTAAAAGGCTGTCCGGCAAATCCCGGGTTCACTGTCATTATTAACAGCATATCTACTAATGGAAGAAATTTCACTATTTCAGATACCGGTGTTTCAGGACTCAGAGCCAAAGAAGGAGATATCCCTTTTTCTCTTAGAAATTCTATCTCT belongs to Sebaldella sp. S0638 and includes:
- a CDS encoding ribulose-phosphate 3-epimerase; the protein is MYQFAASIMCADQMNLKKELTELEKAETGLLHCDVMDGVFVDNMAMGPYILEEIKENTSIPLDIHLATVTPFKYMKMFAHIKPKYISFHIETSENPEKEIEFLREKGISPSLALSPETPVSEIVKFLPLVDMLLIMTVNPGFAGQPFNYSVIEKLKELNIYLKEMENPPLIEVDGNINEKTIPILYENNANVYVLGTSALFNTASGTYKEKIEKLTKLFI